One Erythrobacter aureus DNA segment encodes these proteins:
- a CDS encoding acyl-CoA dehydrogenase family protein → MNEHRSILKETVERLFADLAADRTADPRASWHAIDELGLPGLLQSQEAEGFGGDWEDAGAVFRASAIHRLEIPVSETILACSWLAGLSLKCPDGMGGFLLHSVDPAGPAGLERMLAAGKLDWVLALGDKSWRLVDLREFGSTTNGTRPSRAELISKDLGAALIAEGPLDGGPQDHARQAALMRACQMAGAIEAMVALAIEYTRDRQQFGRSLSSFQAIQHQLALAMEESAAASCAAASACQAMALGDAAFEVAAAKWRVGKAADRVFDIAHQVHGAIGFTREYDLHEFSLRAQEWRRDFGNEGYWAREMARAVLSNRPKPLWHFLTARHDAILAAERAGAGS, encoded by the coding sequence ATGAACGAACATCGGTCCATTCTCAAGGAGACGGTCGAGCGCCTTTTCGCCGATCTGGCGGCGGATCGAACCGCCGACCCTCGCGCAAGCTGGCACGCGATCGACGAGCTGGGTCTGCCCGGCCTTCTGCAATCACAAGAAGCAGAGGGCTTCGGTGGCGATTGGGAGGATGCGGGGGCGGTATTCAGGGCCAGCGCGATCCACCGGCTCGAAATCCCCGTGAGCGAGACAATACTCGCCTGTTCATGGCTGGCCGGGCTCTCGCTCAAATGTCCCGATGGCATGGGCGGTTTTCTCCTCCATTCGGTCGATCCCGCAGGTCCGGCGGGGCTCGAACGGATGCTGGCGGCCGGAAAACTGGATTGGGTCCTGGCTCTTGGAGACAAGAGCTGGCGACTGGTCGATCTGAGAGAGTTCGGTTCCACCACCAATGGCACGCGACCTTCAAGGGCAGAACTGATCTCGAAAGACCTCGGCGCTGCGCTCATCGCGGAAGGCCCACTGGACGGCGGGCCGCAGGATCATGCGCGCCAGGCCGCGTTGATGCGCGCGTGCCAGATGGCAGGCGCGATCGAGGCCATGGTAGCCCTCGCCATCGAGTATACCCGCGACCGCCAGCAGTTCGGCAGGTCGCTTTCCTCCTTCCAGGCCATCCAGCACCAGCTCGCCCTCGCAATGGAAGAAAGCGCAGCGGCATCCTGCGCGGCCGCGAGCGCCTGTCAGGCAATGGCGCTGGGCGACGCGGCATTCGAGGTCGCGGCGGCGAAATGGCGTGTCGGCAAGGCTGCGGATAGGGTCTTCGACATCGCCCATCAGGTGCATGGCGCCATAGGCTTCACGCGCGAATACGACCTGCATGAATTCTCGCTCAGGGCGCAGGAATGGCGGCGCGACTTCGGGAACGAGGGATATTGGGCGCGCGAGATGGCGAGAGCCGTTTTGAGCAACAGGCCCAAACCGCTCTGGCATTTTCTGACCGCAAGACACGATGCGATCCTCGCGGCCGAACGCGCGGGCGCGGGTTCATGA